The window ATATGtataaaagaagagaaagatgtACCTCAAACGTGTAATGCTTTGTGATCCCTGCTGCACTGGCTGGAATTGCCAACACCACAAGGCAGCTCATGACAAAAGAAACACCAGCGAGGAAGCATGTTGGTGATAATAATGAATAAAGAGAGACAGCCATGGTTGATTAATTTTGCTGCTGTTCTTGATTAATCTTGACCGAATGGAGGGAGAATGTTTTCGATTGGATTGGCTCGTTTGATTGTGGAATGTTCCAACAGGAAGGGCTAGTTATATATACGTTGGAGGGACTGTTTGTTTGGTTGATTAGGTAAACTAAGACGTCTCAATTTCCTCGCAAAGAAGAGCTAGCTAGcttcttccttcttctttggTATTCAGAATGAATACTCTCCGAAAAGGGTatctgaaaaaaataaaatttaaatttaaaaaaaaaaaaagatgagaaattttttaaaaccgGAATGCACCAGCTGCTAATGGTCCATCTGAACTGTCGAGTGTGGCCAAAGTCAAATTATCTGAATCCGAAATTGATAAGACCTCAGCAGTTGCTAATGCTAGCTACCTAGTGTCGTTAAGCCTCCATCTACTTGATCAAACTCAACATTTAGGTAGCAATAACCAACGCAGTTGTGTGTTTAGTTTCTTGTTGAAAATTGTAATCATGCCCCTCTTAGCCTACGTAACCACTGCAAGGAAAAAAACTTCAACCGTTAATCTTGCTGGTTAagacaaatccagaattaccgtCCCAGATATCTTGTTTACAATTCAAGTCTTGCTCATGGCCATGCTAATCATTCTCGTGTAGAACCCGCAGGCATGCGCCAGTAGGTTAGTGATAGCTACTCCTCCAAATCGATCAGTTCACTTCTCCCAGAGCCCGGATGACGCAGAGAAGAGGACATTTGACCCAACTTCCTATTTTTTGAAGAATAAGTTGGTTCGTTCGATCCTTCGTTCGTTATGCTTTGTTAAATTTAGTCATgtttcggtttttttttttttgactaattacAAGATTTGCCCGAAAAGCTAGCCTCGGTTGGTCTGGGGGCAGACTTTGACCACAGCTAATTCTCTCATCTTGATTACTTTCACCAAATGGTGAGTTCTGATCCATCAATTTGctattttattaatttacaCTATAGTTACCGCGCTTACATGCTTTCTATTGCACGCAAAgtaagtttatatatatatatatatatgtagatgTTTATCAACTAAATATGGGATCACAAATGAAGAAGATTTGACGGGTTGGGTGATTCTAAATTCGAGCCTTCTCACACTtacattaataaaaaaaaaatcaagatctGTCTAGCAAAAAATGTAAGTCCATGGTTCTTGGAATTCAGTAAACCTTCTCCCTTCCAATCCATGGTTGTCATTCACAAGAGgttgaaaagaaaaacatttaAATGAACGCtcccgtttggattgctattttgtgaaatttttttataaaaaaattgtattgtaGTGATTTAATGTACGCGTGAAAGGAATAGTAGCCAAGACGGATGAGTGGCCGGCCGGTGCTTTAAAATTGCTAAGCCTTGCAAGATTTCAGGGCGACAAAGATACGTACTGGGGTCGGGTTGGCTGTAACATCTCCCCCGATCGACTATTTGAGGATTTTAAAATTCCATGAAGAAGACGACTCTTTACCCACCTAATTTCTTTCAAGTAAGAGAAGGGATGGAATTGTACTCAATTTTCATTAGTATTTTTTACGGTGAAGTTGTTAGTTAGTTACAGCATCTTAATATATGATTGACCAAGACCAGAATTAGCCCACATGCACACATGATtacttattcattttttttcctcctttttttttggggggggggtttTGAAGACTGAATGGTTCTTTTCTTGTGTGGCCACTGAGAGTGTCAAGttaagagggagagaaagactagttttttttttttgggggtcgACTAGTTTTGTAGTTGCAACAACTATCCACCTTCTGGAGCACTCCAGGGTCAGAAACTTACAAATATATTTGTGCCTTTCATGTACAAGTAGATGTATATATGGTAGTATACTAGACTATCAAGTCGCTTTTTGCTCCGTTAAGCTATTTGAAGAATACTCGAAGCAATGAATGGGCAGTGCAAAATCAAACTGTGCCCGTagaaacttcttttttttttggtatggaAGTAGACTTTCTACAGCTTATTGCATTGCTTTACAACCACCAATTTAACGTCCAGGCAAAGAACCATTGCAGTTAATGCACGTCCAATTGTTCGTGAACAATTGAGTAGCTGCATCTGCTGTATTTACATTTAGCAACTGATGATGAAATTACACTCCCAAATTTACAAGGAAAATACATCTTTGAAAGCAATCAATCAAATGTTGATTTACAAGGTAATTTTTCCGTGCTGATCATTTTTCTCGCCAATGGAACAGTAACTAACTAATCCCATATCATAACAACAGCTATGACTCCCACACCTAAAAGCACCGCAAGAAGCTTGAAAAATGGAGTGTCAAAGTAGAGTTTAGCATGCGGCTTGAAGCCTTTGGTGACGAGATGATTGATGGCAACGTAGATGAAAACGCCAGAGGCGATTCCCATGGAGATGGCAAAAATCCAATCAGCCGTGCGCCCTTGGGTAGTGGCGTCGATGGCAATGCCTATGCCCACCCCAATTGGGCTCGAAACAGCAAAGGCAAATGAATAAGCTACTGTCGTCAAAAATGGCCTCTTTGGTATCATCCTTAGAAGGGCAATCCCCATTGCAATTGCCGCAAATATCTTGTGCAGTGAAATTGTCCACAGGTTCTTCCATGCATCTGACTTGGTAGCTGAGCCAATGTTTCACGAAGGGTctcttttagttttaaattCTCATGAAATTGATAGTTAATGGTGTATAACTCAAGACATTTGAGCCCTAATGAACTTTATGCTGAAAGTGCAATATAATTGGCTAACAAGGAGGAGTTGAGGCATTGAACCCGTTATATACATCTTGTGATACAGAGAAAGGATCTGATCAACAGAGCATAACATGCACTTCTCGGAATACCGAGCAAAAATTCGATGATGATCAGGTTAGAGTAATCACGCatattaacatttaacaaatAGATAATTGAGATTTGATGCCATGCAACTTTAAGTCATGCTAGTAAAGATCAGCTGGCTAGAAGTGGCACAGAAATGGTAGAAGATTGTGTTATAGATGTTACGCGTGATTCTAGAACACAAACAAAAGTTTGCCAAGTGCAGAAGTTTCGACGATTAACAATAATATTACGTATCTCTAACTTGTTTCAAATGTGTAAATATTGTTGATTACCCGCTACTCCAACAGCAATCCCCTCGAAAACTGAGTGGAAACACAGAGCTAGGATGAGAAGTATGGTATCCCCAACTGACGACGTTTTCACAGAAACTGGGTCGTGATGCATTCCCTCTTCTTCACCGTATCCCCCAGATGCTGCCCTGCCTTCTTCAACTTCGACTCTATTATCTTTCTCAGCACCCTTTGTGACCAAGATCACTATGCAATCACCAAACATGGTCAGAAGATAGCCCGCGGATGCCAACATGAAAGAAAATGGATAAGATTTTGTTGTTAGATCAGCAAAAGTCGAGGTTGAGTCGCTCAGGAAGTGCATAAGAGAAGTTCCCAGAAACACCCCTCCAGCAAATTGAGTTCCGAAAAGTAGGAAGCTTTCGTTCCATCGGAAAAAATAAGGGGAGACTCCACCAGCAAATGTGCTAGCAAAGAAAATGATCAAACACCAGATTTTGACGAGAATTAGCCCTTTTGAGTGCAGATCTGTGTTGTCACCATCACTACTGCTTTCTTGATCATCGCCGCCATGAGCACCAATCCTGAAGCATTGGAGGGATAAAACTGAAAGGAGAAGTATGATCAAGAAAGTTGACTTGGACAGGCGGTCCACGGGAGAAGCCATGTACGACAATGAAGCTCTCGAGGAAATTAACTTTGTTGTTTAAACAATTGACATtataaaacaattaacattttcGTCGTACGCTTTATAATGGATAGGAGTGTACTTCATGAAGATTAAGCTTCAGGATCAATGACAACAAGACTCTGTTGCTAAAATTTTGTAGTACAGCTTTGACTTTTATAAGGTTGTACTACACATCCTGGACTTCATAATTTCTACTGGCCGGCTATCATTTGTGCGTTGACAAACAATCCAGGCCATTTCACGTACAATAGGATACAACGTATAGTACAGAATATTACAGAAAGCTTGTGGCGAGCAGGGACTACAAGAAAAAAGAGTTTCAGTTGTTTTCGTGCACAGTGGACATGAGATAGAGCATGGATGTCTCAAAAAGCTCAAGGGGTTTTTGATTTAATACAGGGAAACAAGAAATGTCTTGTGTTTTCACAATGATCGTTGGGTAGAACCGAGATGGTTTGGCCGAAAATCCTGTGGTAGAACGCTTTCACAGAAAGATGATGTGCAAATTTGTTTCAGTGATGCatggaattgaaatttgttgtcAATCTATCTATTTTGAAGGGAAAAAGTACAAATTGTATTCGAGTCATTCAAacgaaaaaaaatcttttctaGACGATTTGGTAGCCAAGGTTAGGATAACTCGTCCTTGCAACTCGGCCACCTTCTTTAATCTAAACAAATCGCCTTGTGTGCTAGTACAAGAAGCCCATAAACAATGCTGACATTCAGCACAAATAAAAGAAGCCCATAACAGTTTTTCCATGAATTGGCCCGACACCCCTAGCTTTTGTCGCGCGGCCGCTTGGTGAATTAGCAAGAATCACGGCTTAGCGACTAAATTCTCTGTTCATGATGGATTGACTTGTTAGATTTGCAGGCAACATGACAAGGTCGTGTAACAGAAAATcctttgttgttttggaaatggGAATGAAGCTATTGGTTATTCTACTTCAGATAAATGCAGATCGAGCCAGCCAACATTTACATACAATTCTAGCATTTCTTCAGCTAATAACTGCAGACCACTTCTTATAGTAATAGCATTAAACTATATCCATGGTTGGGAGTACAGAACAGATGTATACATTCGGCTTGTGTTTTTACATAAGCCATACATCGTCCAGAATAAGGTGCATTAACGTAGCACTGTTTATTGCATAGAGTTTGCAGCATGCAAAAGTCTCTTGAAAGACTCAAGCATCCGTGCTCAACCATTGCATTCACCCAGCCTCGTAGATCTGCTGGAAATCTACAAACTGGGCATGCAACTCGTTTTCCCACACCGGCATAGATGCACTCCAGATGAAACTGTAACAGAGGATAGCCAATCATATCTGTGTGAGACTTAAAATGCATCTAACATACAACTTTCAACTTCACAACTATCAGAATCTTAGACGAGCTGAGATTATTGTTAAATCGCTCCAGCTTCTCCTTAATCGCTCCGATTCAATATTTATTAAATCCATGCATCAAAAGAAAGCTTAATTTCATCCCCATGCTCTAAAAATTACAGCTGCTGCTTTTCAGATGACCACCAAGAATGTATAGCATCTTGAGTGGATGCACGTTAGTATTTGTTACCATTGTCATATCCAAATACAGATCAAACATCAAGCTTTGATGTGGTCGAGTTGATTTATAGGGCATGGATTTCAGATAGAGATTATGGTCTAGTGAGGGAATTGAGTAGAACAGGAAAAACACTGAGTTTAAATTTTGATCCAGGAGGGGCAGAAGCCCGATGCAAACATGGTGAGGTAAGAAGAGGCACTCCAGCACCAAGTCGACCTGTGCACATGCCACATAGCAATTCCACCTCCAGAGCTTCAATGTACATGTCTAGAGTATTCTTGCTGGGCAACTAACTTGTTAAATGGACAAAACAGAACCCGACGGATGCATTTTGATATATTAGAGGCACCACCCAATGATACAGATAAAAGAATCATGTATTCAGGAAGAAGTAGCTGTCGATGATGATACTGCAACAGCAGGGAGCACACTTTTGAATAATATATGCTGCATGAAGTTAAAATTTACACTCATTGGATAAAACAGGTTACTGCATCTTGATTTGGAAAGTGTACTCGTAGGGCATATTTTAGTTTAACATATTTCATAGAATAGCCTCATCTAAGCCTTCAATCGAAATTGAGCTGAAAGGTTCAAGACCAGGTTAATGCCAAAAGAACACTGACTTGGTTTCTGGATATAAGCTTGATTTGCATTTCATGTTGAGAAAACCAACATGTGACCCCCAGAACAGGACATTATCCAAACGGACGAGAAAGCAACGCATATTATTGATCTgggtatttttattatttcgaAGAACAGAAAGCAAAACTAAAAGTCCTAAAGTAACAGGACAAAGCAAAGAGAGCCGAACACATGCAGAGGGAGTGAGAAACTTTAACATATGAAGTTTGTAGATAGCAGCAAGTTCATCAACTATAGGAAGCTCCTTATGGGTATCTCAACCTTCCCTCTTTTTTCTGTCTACATATCCTagactttttctttaaattttctaTGAAAGCAAACAACCAAGAATAACTCAATACTGTGACTTCCAGCAATTGAAAATTATTAGATAACAAACACAACAGTCCTGGAGTTTATAGACAAAATGCAGTTAGAGTGCCTTATCTTGCCAGAGTACATAATAACCCCATTGGTGGGCTCTATTTTTCCACTATTTGATATCAAACAACTAGACCacaataatagtaataataatagcCAGAGCATTTTTCTGTGTTAAGTTAGCAATGTTAAGCAGCTTAAAGTGGCATTATCATTTAAGCAAGACTTTAAATGATTTTTATTCACTTTAAGCATATCAGAGTGGCCTTATCACAAGTAAATGATATGCTTAAATGACAATGCCACTGTGATATCAGAGTGGCATTATCACAAGACTTGCTTAAAGTGAATATCAGAGTGGCATTATCATTTAATGATATTTGTTGGAAAGGTTtaatattcttttttctttttttaactaTTCTTTTAAGATTTTATAGCATTCCTTGCTGTAAAATGCATTATCCAACCAAAATCAATGATCTACCAATGAAAATTCAACTGTCTATGGCTAGATATACATATGCTAAGACAAATTAAGACAACCTAGTTTTCTTCCGGATTAGATACTAAAACACCTCAGAACCTTCTGCTTGTTTATCCCTAATGAAGTAGATGGATCAGATCAATAAATCAACCAACCAACATAAGATTACTATGTAACATGACTACTGAACTTAGACAAAAGCAAGCAGAGATAAAGAAAGCTTTTCATACCAATTCCAGATATGATGCAGCCAGGGAAGATTTGACACCaacaaccacaaaagaaatgtaGTGAAAGAGAGAGACACACGCACACACAAAAAGGTGTCAGTTATATTGTGGCGCTCTCATTTGTCTGAACCTAAAAGCTTTTACTACTAGTTTTGTGTCAATGTTAGGCAAGTAGCGGCTGACATGTAACCTTTGCCTTAACTCTGGCACTGCCACAACCATTTCCAGCATACAATACATGTTTCAGATTCAGGAATCTTTGCAATAGAACCTATTAATTTCACTATATTCATTGTGATCTTATTCTTGAACAATAACCTGAAGGCCCTCTTTTTCCGTTTGCTTTTCCTGTTGTAACTGAGAGGAGAGATTTTTTACCACATATGATCCATTTAATTTTGATTCAGATTTGTACAACAAAATACAGTAAAGGAGTCAATTTAAAACAAAAGTTAGACATATACACAGCATTACTAAAAAGGTTGCAGGTAGGGACTAAAGTCATTCCAAGGGCTCATGAATTAGGCATTTCCAAGCCAAATACTCCCCAGCAAACAGCAGTTTTTGTGATTTCACATGTCTTGAGTTCAAGTGCAAGGAAAACACTACTTCACAGAAGAAGCAAAGGCCAGGCAATAAAATGCATGTGGCTCCCTATGCTTAAAGCATCCATGTAGCAGGATTTCCACCGTTAGATTGTATTTCTCCTTGAGTTACATCCACATAAGGCAGATATGGGCTGCTGTCAAGGCAAATTATGGTACATGCCTCGAGTGCGATTAGAAGGCCAAGTTTTTAAAGCAAACACCTTAAGAAAGAGCAACGCCCCAGTCAAAAATGCATATTTACTATGCCAGAAAAATAGGTACATAAATATAACAAAGTGACCAGGCTACATATCACATACAAAAACCATCATATATGTTTCCGGTACCACTTACACATGCACAAGTTCACAGCATGACTTTCCATGACATTGTATTACAATAGAATTTACTCATGGGCAAATATGTGGTCATTATTGTCTTTTTCTCAACTGTCTAACTTTTGAGCCCCATTTTTAAcagttttgaatttgaattccaAAAGATCCAAGTATAACAGGTCTTACAACTCGGTAAGTTTTTACCTCTCAATAACTTTGCAGACCTCATAAATTCACAATGAACAGCTCCGTCAAGAAAATTAATTCCCTCACTAGGTGAATGGATTAGAAAAACTggagaaaaattttgaactttacCATCTCATGTATGTACGTAATATGCCGTGTCTCtaaatattttcattttatgGAGTAAGCGGCAACAAGCCAGCATTTCTTTCGAATAGTCTACTAGGTCAGCTACTTTCTAGTGTCAgtcaaatttaaccaaaaaaataaaggcAAACCAAAACTAGCATATATACAGATGCAGATTTGGATTCTACTCGTTTTCTTTCTAAGAACTATAAAAACAGTGAGACTGAATCATCTTACACTCAAGCCAGATCACAAAGACACACAAGTCTAAAACAACAGCACAAGTAAAAAAGTTGGTTTAGATACCACCATTGCAGGAATTAAGAATACATGGAACCTTAAAGGCAAAACTCCCATATTAACTAGCGAGGACAACACATAGAGCCTCTTGATTCTTTCTTTTGATGCTTACTGCAAACCTAATTTGCAGTCTTTAACTGTTTTTAATTCCCTGACTGATCGATCTACATACTAAACAACTCCAAATCTCCAACAGCTGTACAACAATGAAGCATTAACACAACCTAGAAGAGAATAAGATCCATTTAAATCCTTGGGACCCAATTAGATATTCATCTTAAACAACATAGGTAGATTTTTTAGATGTAGGGACATAACTTCCTGAGACACCACATAACTGTCATACCAAAGTATTATCTACTCTCCAAATCTTAAATACATCTTATGACTTTCTTATCAAAATAAGAACAACACTAACAATTTTGTCTACTTGCCTCCGACCTCTTTATTTGATTGTTTGAAGGTCAGATTCACAGCAGCCCccatcaaaagaaagaaaggaaatggaggATTAGATGGTAGCAAAGCAAATCCGAAGTTCACATTCATCCTTGCAGGACTCAGAAAAATTAACTGGATCTTAAGATAGATTCTCTAACTTAGTGGTTGAGATAATAATCTAAGCCCTTTTCAAGTGTGTGAAGCATGAAAATACATCTCAGAGTTAAACAAAACAAGATGTTTGTTAACGGACAGGAAGAATTAAGTGGCTTATCACATTAAGCTGTCATAACAGATACTGTAATTACAAAACTTTAGCCTGCAAGTTACATCAGCAAAAGCCAATAATCCACATTGTGTAACTCCTTTTAACTAGAGTCTTCTCAAACCAATAATAACTTAAACCAGTTATGTCCTTTGACCACCATGATGGACCACATATATATACCTTGTCATGTAAGGAAACAATTGCATGTAACATTTTACATTTTTCAGTTCATCCCACTTCATCAGCATGGTTTTATCAATCATCTGCTGCATTTCTTGAAAAAGCCATCATTGATTTCCTCAAAGTGAGCAAACAGGCAAGGGATGTAGCTGAAGGAATACGTCTTGTCCATCTAAAGAAACTACTGCTGGTGCTGCCATTTTTGCTTGCACGTTTCAATATCTTAACATTAATTCTAATCCAGAATGCATTGTTTCTGAACAATCACATTTACCAAAAATTCAAGCTGACTAGGTTTTGCTTAAACATGAATTAAACATTTGATGTACCATCAACAATATCAGcacaacaaaaaaaaggaaaacaaaattttgccgGCCAGATATGGCTCAAGTAACCAGTCTGGACCCAGCATATGTCAAATGATACCCTGGTGAAAAAAGCTTATGTCTGTTTAGGTTTTCTTaacctaaaaaaaaatagaacacaACAGTTTTCATATTACCCAATCAAGATCACCTGATCTGAGAGATGCTGATTCTCACCATTTAACCGATTCACTCCTATGCTATGTGCAAAGCCACTTCACTCGTCTATCAGAGAGCAGGGCCAGCCATTCTGCTCATGGAAGAGCCTCCTAATTTATGTTCCCTTTGTCAATTTCTGCCCAATAATGGATAAGATTAACCATTTATATGAATTGCTTTTATCTTGTTATAACTTCCAATAGCAATAATATGCGATCCAGTAATTAACCTGCTTAATCTATAGAAAGAGAGGcatagaaaggaaaaagaattatCGCTTGGTAGAATATTTTGTCCAAATACATTTTTCCATCATGGAAAATCCTATGTAAGAATCTCAACCTATCGTTCCCTATATCATTGCGGAAAACTTACAAGTGGTAATGAATACAACACAACAGGAGAAAGAAAACTGATAGTATCAATGACTCTAACTGAATCCCCAATTATTTGTCAACTGAATGGGCACATAAAGGGGACGCTAAAAAAACTCTAGATACAGCAAAGAATTGGGAATAGGCATCAAAccacctttaaaaaaaaaaaaaaaaaggcatccACACAGTGCTGATATTAAATAGGCCTTTTGCGTACTCAAAGCAAATCCCAGTTGAATCTAGGTTGAGCTGAACCCAAGGTACTTGTTGAAGCTTTGGATCCAGGAGGCACTGGTGCGGGAATGGAATCAAAAGTTTCCCATTGAGTGGTGATCAGAACATGGCTCGAAGCTGAGTGCCTTGATGGTTGCAGTTGTTGCTGCGGCTGCATTGGGGACCCAAAGGAATGCCTACCCTGCTGTTGTTCAACTGAGGATGATAGATGATCACGAGAAAACCTCTGTTGCTGCTGTTGGACAGGCGAAGACAGCTGTTGGGTTGGTGATGACAGCTGCTGCATGGGGATGTGATTTCCCAGGCTTGCAGCATTGCCATTACTGATTGGAGCTGAGTTTTTTACCTTCAACATATCCAGAGTCTCAACGTACTTCTGTACTCGTCTCACcttcaaaatcagaaattttacaTTTGTCCATGCCCTAGACTAGAATAATCAAAGTCCTTTGTACAAAACTAGAACGAAGTTCAGTTATACCTGCATTTTCCTCTGCAGTTTGACATCCCCATCCGCAATAATTCCATCTAACTTAAGAAGTTGATTCATCAATAGCTCGATCAGATTTAATACATCCTTTTCCGCAACTTTTCCACCTCTAGAAATTACAGATTCAAGCGCTGACACCTAAACAAAATGAGTTGACTATATTCAGTAATTACTAATTGCGGGTCTGCTAATAACAATCATGAAAGTCTACGTCTTTGGACAGCTTAGCAAGAaccaaaaaagagagagaaggggggaaaagaagaggagaagaagaagaagaagaagaagaaggaaggaCTTACCAAGACCTGCACTTTATGATACGTAACAGGAATTAGCAAAAACGAAGAAAGGGACTAAATAAATTACCTGTCCAGCTAGCCTATCAACCTCCAAACTGATCTCTGATATAGATTTAGCGGCCTTCTCCATTTTAGCAGTCTTTCTCATCTCAAGGTACCTCCTCTCTTGGCTAATTGGGTCCTCCACCAGCACAATTTTGGATTTATCTTTCACACCCGA is drawn from Coffea arabica cultivar ET-39 chromosome 1c, Coffea Arabica ET-39 HiFi, whole genome shotgun sequence and contains these coding sequences:
- the LOC113729299 gene encoding zinc transporter 1-like, with the protein product MASPVDRLSKSTFLIILLLSVLSLQCFRIGAHGGDDQESSSDGDNTDLHSKGLILVKIWCLIIFFASTFAGGVSPYFFRWNESFLLFGTQFAGGVFLGTSLMHFLSDSTSTFADLTTKSYPFSFMLASAGYLLTMFGDCIVILVTKGAEKDNRVEVEEGRAASGGYGEEEGMHHDPVSVKTSSVGDTILLILALCFHSVFEGIAVGVAATKSDAWKNLWTISLHKIFAAIAMGIALLRMIPKRPFLTTVAYSFAFAVSSPIGVGIGIAIDATTQGRTADWIFAISMGIASGVFIYVAINHLVTKGFKPHAKLYFDTPFFKLLAVLLGVGVIAVVMIWD
- the LOC113742720 gene encoding BAG family molecular chaperone regulator 3-like, which codes for MMRMRTKTMGMGLGIPPTDSTAANGAGGTGGGVDGNWEMRPGGMLVQMRTDSDQYRPPPPTIRVRVKYGSVYHEININSQSSFGELKKMLSGPTGLHHQDQKLLFKDKERDSNAFLDTSGVKDKSKIVLVEDPISQERRYLEMRKTAKMEKAAKSISEISLEVDRLAGQVSALESVISRGGKVAEKDVLNLIELLMNQLLKLDGIIADGDVKLQRKMQVRRVQKYVETLDMLKVKNSAPISNGNAASLGNHIPMQQLSSPTQQLSSPVQQQQQRFSRDHLSSSVEQQQGRHSFGSPMQPQQQLQPSRHSASSHVLITTQWETFDSIPAPVPPGSKASTSTLGSAQPRFNWDLL